The following are encoded in a window of Kitasatospora sp. NBC_01250 genomic DNA:
- a CDS encoding ATP-binding cassette domain-containing protein, translating into MSDTAALLARLADDDAQQDQKLALERLHAWAHAQAPAFRRAGTLRGLAAVGSVGWAAGLGWTARLALHGQRATVTPVSVLPAACLVAAGLVLRAWLLAAGDRAADEGAAAVRETLRARLLEAALPAWRRAAPADEPAVADTAFVQALDEEVDRLTDWLTGYVPARRAMLIASGVVLAAIAAGNWLVALLLVLATPLLPANLKVIGMGTRTAVQAQLTAARTLSARLLDQLRGLPTLVGLGADERAALAVERDDRELAHRTQAVLRVAFLSTAWVELLVTGTLAVVATYCGLVLLDYLHLPGVPSSMGLGTALFVLVLTPAYFAPVRELARGYHARAEASAAAELVNGLLSVTPAGRTTPRPADAPRSVHLCAVGVAFPDRDRPALHDVTLTVRPGQVLALTGASGAGKSTLLAVAAGLLAPDSGSSTHESGGARQPADPRAVSWIGQPCHLLPGTVRENLLLARPDADDPALDAAFATLGFAGLRAALPHGLDTVIGERGSGLSSGQIQQLVFVRALLRDAPVLCLDEPTAHLDPDAEERVMAAVRTLARDRTVLLATHSPELLKIADAVVDIDRGRVLGATSCGVAS; encoded by the coding sequence GTGAGCGACACCGCAGCCCTGCTGGCGCGCCTGGCCGACGACGACGCACAGCAGGACCAGAAGCTGGCGCTGGAACGCCTGCACGCATGGGCGCACGCGCAGGCGCCCGCCTTCCGGCGGGCCGGAACGCTGCGCGGGCTCGCAGCCGTCGGCAGTGTCGGGTGGGCGGCCGGGCTCGGCTGGACCGCCCGGCTGGCGCTGCACGGCCAGCGGGCGACGGTCACCCCGGTGTCGGTGCTGCCGGCGGCCTGCCTGGTCGCGGCCGGGCTCGTGCTGCGGGCCTGGCTGCTCGCGGCCGGCGACCGGGCCGCGGACGAGGGGGCCGCCGCGGTCCGGGAGACACTGCGCGCCCGGCTGCTGGAGGCCGCCCTGCCCGCCTGGCGGCGGGCGGCCCCCGCGGATGAGCCGGCGGTGGCCGACACCGCCTTCGTCCAGGCGCTCGACGAGGAGGTGGACCGCCTCACCGACTGGCTGACCGGCTATGTCCCGGCGCGCCGGGCCATGCTGATCGCGAGCGGCGTCGTGCTGGCGGCGATCGCGGCGGGAAACTGGCTGGTGGCCCTGCTGCTGGTGCTGGCGACTCCGCTGCTGCCGGCCAATCTCAAGGTCATCGGCATGGGCACCCGCACCGCCGTCCAGGCACAGCTGACCGCCGCCCGGACCCTCAGCGCCCGGCTGCTGGACCAGTTGCGCGGACTGCCGACACTGGTCGGCCTGGGCGCGGACGAGCGCGCCGCCCTCGCCGTGGAGCGGGACGACCGTGAACTGGCCCACCGCACCCAGGCGGTGCTGCGCGTGGCGTTCCTCTCCACCGCCTGGGTGGAACTGCTGGTCACCGGAACCCTTGCCGTGGTCGCCACCTACTGCGGACTGGTCCTGCTCGACTACCTGCACCTGCCCGGCGTCCCCTCGTCGATGGGCCTGGGCACAGCGCTCTTCGTCCTGGTCCTCACGCCCGCCTACTTCGCGCCGGTGCGGGAACTGGCGCGCGGCTACCACGCCCGTGCCGAGGCGTCGGCCGCCGCCGAGCTCGTCAACGGCCTGCTGTCCGTGACCCCAGCAGGGCGGACGACGCCAAGACCCGCCGACGCTCCGCGCAGCGTGCACCTGTGCGCGGTCGGCGTCGCCTTCCCCGATCGCGACCGGCCCGCCCTCCACGACGTCACCCTGACCGTGCGCCCGGGGCAGGTGCTCGCCCTCACCGGCGCCAGCGGAGCGGGGAAGTCCACCTTGCTGGCGGTCGCCGCCGGGCTGCTCGCACCCGACTCCGGATCGAGCACGCACGAGAGCGGCGGTGCGCGGCAGCCCGCCGACCCCCGGGCGGTGTCCTGGATCGGCCAGCCCTGCCACCTCCTGCCGGGCACCGTGCGGGAGAACCTGCTGCTGGCCCGCCCGGACGCGGACGACCCGGCGCTCGACGCGGCCTTCGCGACGCTCGGCTTCGCGGGCCTGCGGGCGGCGCTGCCGCACGGCCTGGACACCGTCATCGGCGAACGCGGCAGTGGGCTCTCCTCGGGCCAGATCCAGCAACTGGTCTTCGTCCGCGCCCTGTTGCGGGACGCACCCGTGCTCTGCCTGGACGAGCCGACCGCCCACCTGGACCCCGACGCTGAGGAACGCGTCATGGCCGCCGTGCGCACCCTGGCCCGGGACAGGACCGTCCTGCTCGCCACCCACAGTCCCGAACTCCTCAAGATCGCTGACGCCGTGGTCGACATCGACCGGGGCCGCGTCCTCGGAGCGACGTCATGCGGGGTGGCTTCATGA
- a CDS encoding cytochrome d ubiquinol oxidase subunit II: MADYASYTLILFALGAYLVLDGYDLGIGILGLFDRSDQRRKEYTELVATAWDANESWIILAGVTLWAALPGVYATVLPGVYLPLVVMLLAFVLRGLGLEMQSSAPDYRPGWGRLFGVSSLVVTLCQGLVVGTVLSGLPQHGGVFDGSALRWLTPYSVLCALGVTALYLLAGAAWLQAKTRGDARRRAARLGRPLLAVTVVAALVLGLGLEVADPQHFRFDQPLRAVLFGLAVTVAAVCGVVSWYGFGRTPDARPFVAVVCAQVAGLLALVTATAPVVVPPGLSVHAAASPFGSQVFLLIGVGCCMPVVLAYNVYAWWVFRGKYRPPTPTALALPAEPERPAENVVDTGTDPTGADVAPDGVVGTVVRRIGSTVLGLGVGAVAQDVFGGHGEWIAPLALILFAAVALTAWLVGDRRAAAGEFDLDQAAQR; encoded by the coding sequence ATGGCTGACTACGCTTCCTACACGCTGATCCTGTTCGCACTCGGCGCGTACCTCGTGCTGGACGGCTACGACCTCGGGATCGGGATCCTCGGCCTCTTCGACCGCAGCGACCAGCGGCGCAAGGAGTACACCGAGCTGGTCGCGACGGCCTGGGACGCCAACGAGAGCTGGATCATCCTCGCCGGGGTGACCCTCTGGGCGGCGCTGCCCGGCGTCTACGCCACCGTGCTCCCCGGGGTCTACCTCCCGCTGGTCGTGATGCTGCTGGCCTTCGTGCTGCGCGGGCTGGGACTGGAGATGCAGAGCTCCGCACCGGACTACCGACCCGGTTGGGGGCGGCTGTTCGGCGTCTCCTCGCTGGTGGTGACGCTCTGCCAGGGCCTGGTGGTCGGCACCGTCCTCAGCGGCCTGCCGCAGCACGGGGGCGTCTTCGACGGCAGCGCGCTGCGCTGGCTCACTCCCTACAGCGTGCTGTGCGCGCTCGGGGTGACCGCGCTCTACCTGCTGGCCGGCGCCGCCTGGCTGCAGGCCAAGACGCGGGGCGACGCACGCCGTCGGGCCGCGCGGCTCGGGCGCCCGCTGCTCGCCGTGACGGTCGTGGCCGCCCTGGTGCTGGGCCTGGGCCTGGAGGTGGCCGACCCGCAGCACTTCCGCTTCGACCAGCCGCTGCGCGCCGTCCTGTTCGGCCTCGCGGTGACCGTCGCCGCCGTCTGCGGCGTGGTCTCCTGGTACGGCTTCGGCCGAACGCCCGACGCCCGCCCGTTCGTCGCCGTGGTCTGCGCCCAGGTGGCCGGACTGCTGGCGCTGGTGACGGCGACCGCCCCGGTCGTCGTGCCGCCCGGCTTGAGCGTGCACGCGGCCGCCAGCCCCTTCGGGTCGCAGGTGTTCCTGCTGATCGGCGTCGGCTGCTGCATGCCCGTCGTGCTCGCCTACAACGTCTACGCCTGGTGGGTGTTCCGCGGGAAGTACCGGCCACCGACACCGACCGCACTTGCGCTCCCCGCCGAACCGGAGCGGCCGGCGGAGAACGTCGTCGACACCGGCACCGATCCGACAGGCGCTGATGTCGCCCCGGACGGAGTCGTCGGGACCGTGGTCCGTCGGATCGGTTCCACCGTGCTCGGCCTCGGGGTGGGCGCGGTCGCGCAGGACGTGTTCGGCGGTCATGGCGAATGGATCGCCCCCCTCGCGCTCATCCTCTTCGCCGCCGTCGCGCTCACCGCCTGGCTGGTCGGTGACCGGCGGGCCGCCGCCGGCGAGTTCGACCTCGACCAGGCGGCGCAGCGGTGA
- a CDS encoding cytochrome ubiquinol oxidase subunit I, whose translation MASPATVELSRWQFAITAVFHMTFPALTVGLSILLAVVYTAYLRTRNPLYLQMFRFWRKIFAVGFGLGVVAGTVMTFEFGLNWGSYAHAVGPILGVTIGMEVITAFFLEAGFIGIMLYGEGRVRPRTMAFASWMVAFGTLLSTTWILSANSWMQDPAGYTEVAGQFQARDWWQVLFNPAFSYRFPHMLLAVLISAAWFVGAIAAWYLVRQRSLPFARRTLSLALGVLAVLMPVQLYAGDETAGFMGQHQPAKLEAFEGNWKTDNNGYNLVVVPDPGKGKDNLRIEIPHLGAVIGKDLTGQAHVPGLLRTPPDQRPNMWSAFYGFRAMYFTALTMFAMAFAGLVLRLRGRLFTARRFHRLMVWMAPAGLVAITGGWITAETGRQPWVVYGRIRTSDAVSHLSTAEAALSLAGFVTVYAVLVAVWVRYIVRTVKAGPEAIHG comes from the coding sequence ATGGCATCGCCCGCGACGGTGGAGCTGTCCCGCTGGCAGTTCGCCATCACCGCCGTCTTCCACATGACCTTTCCCGCCCTGACCGTCGGGCTGTCGATCCTGCTCGCCGTCGTGTACACGGCCTACCTGCGCACCCGCAATCCGCTCTACCTGCAGATGTTCCGCTTCTGGCGGAAGATCTTCGCGGTCGGGTTCGGCCTCGGCGTGGTCGCCGGAACAGTGATGACCTTCGAGTTCGGCCTGAACTGGGGCAGTTACGCGCACGCGGTGGGCCCCATCCTCGGTGTCACCATCGGCATGGAGGTGATCACCGCCTTCTTCCTGGAGGCCGGCTTCATCGGCATCATGCTCTACGGCGAGGGACGGGTGCGGCCCCGCACCATGGCCTTCGCCTCGTGGATGGTCGCCTTCGGCACCCTGCTCTCCACCACCTGGATCCTCTCCGCCAACAGCTGGATGCAGGACCCGGCCGGCTACACCGAGGTCGCGGGCCAGTTCCAGGCCCGCGACTGGTGGCAGGTGCTGTTCAACCCGGCGTTCTCCTACCGGTTCCCGCACATGCTGCTGGCGGTGCTGATCAGCGCCGCCTGGTTCGTCGGCGCCATCGCCGCCTGGTACCTGGTCAGGCAGCGCTCGCTCCCGTTCGCCCGCCGCACGCTCTCCCTCGCACTCGGGGTCCTGGCCGTCCTGATGCCCGTTCAGCTGTACGCGGGGGACGAGACGGCGGGGTTCATGGGGCAGCACCAGCCCGCCAAGCTGGAGGCGTTCGAGGGCAACTGGAAGACGGACAACAACGGCTACAACCTGGTCGTCGTCCCCGATCCCGGCAAGGGCAAGGACAACCTGCGCATCGAGATCCCGCACCTGGGCGCGGTGATCGGCAAGGACCTGACCGGCCAGGCGCACGTGCCCGGCCTGCTCCGAACCCCGCCGGACCAGCGTCCGAACATGTGGAGCGCCTTCTACGGTTTCCGGGCGATGTACTTCACCGCGCTCACGATGTTCGCGATGGCCTTCGCCGGACTGGTCCTTCGCCTGCGCGGGCGGCTGTTCACCGCCCGGCGCTTCCACCGGCTGATGGTGTGGATGGCCCCCGCCGGCCTGGTCGCGATCACCGGGGGCTGGATCACCGCGGAGACCGGACGCCAGCCCTGGGTGGTCTACGGCCGGATCCGCACCTCCGACGCCGTCTCCCACCTGTCCACGGCCGAGGCCGCACTGAGCCTGGCCGGCTTCGTCACGGTCTACGCCGTGCTGGTGGCGGTCTGGGTCCGCTACATCGTCCGAACCGTCAAGGCAGGGCCGGAGGCCATCCATGGCTGA
- a CDS encoding Dps family protein has protein sequence MSRSDHADHPSVSASSQPLLHQHGKEIQEFGTVNQVPLGLSHDARLYSCQRLNQVLADTRILYTLYKKHHWLMRGATFYQLHLMLDKHADELLALVDVLAERVQALGGVAVGDPRHVAEITSIPRPPDGVEEVPAMLSRLLSAHEAILIAARDAASRAAALGDDGTNDLLVSQVVRTGEAQVWFLAEHLVDTPLVRL, from the coding sequence ATGAGCCGTTCCGACCACGCCGACCACCCCAGCGTCAGCGCCAGCAGCCAGCCACTGCTGCATCAACACGGAAAGGAGATACAGGAGTTCGGAACCGTCAACCAGGTTCCCCTCGGCCTCTCCCACGATGCGCGGCTCTACTCCTGCCAGCGCCTCAACCAGGTCCTCGCGGACACCCGGATCCTCTACACGCTCTACAAGAAGCACCACTGGCTGATGCGCGGGGCGACCTTCTACCAGCTGCACCTCATGCTGGACAAGCACGCGGACGAGCTCCTGGCGCTGGTCGACGTCCTCGCCGAGCGGGTCCAGGCCCTTGGCGGAGTCGCCGTCGGCGACCCGCGGCACGTCGCGGAGATCACCTCGATCCCGCGTCCGCCGGACGGCGTCGAGGAGGTGCCGGCGATGCTGTCGCGCCTCCTGTCCGCGCACGAGGCGATCCTCATCGCCGCCCGCGACGCCGCGTCCCGGGCGGCGGCCCTCGGCGACGACGGCACCAACGACCTGCTGGTCTCCCAGGTCGTGCGGACCGGCGAGGCGCAGGTGTGGTTCCTGGCCGAGCACCTGGTGGACACCCCGCTGGTGCGGCTGTGA
- a CDS encoding helix-turn-helix domain-containing protein, whose product MSTTLSTESLSPAERAECWHEAVSHAFIPLQVGFLEESPSAGVISSDQLGAVQISRVEAGPQVVTRTRRAIAADGEGWITLAMQHRGCAWLTQDGREVVFGPGEFAISDSGRPFAKELPTAFDFTAFHLPRSALHVRDEDLRTATATVFEPDSGSVGLVSTYLRKLASGAADLDPGTGRRLADTAIDLLALVIQEHSGTLNPAAPQTAPAMLARIKDYAMCHLGDSSLSPEQLATAHHVSVRYLHKLFQGEETTVARWIQRRRLEMCAHDLSRRAFAVPTVSSVARRWGFVSPTHFSRVFRAAYGVTPREWRARAGGNEVPATPAR is encoded by the coding sequence GTGTCGACCACACTGTCCACCGAATCGCTCTCCCCTGCCGAACGTGCCGAGTGCTGGCACGAGGCCGTCTCCCATGCCTTCATACCGCTTCAGGTCGGCTTCCTGGAGGAGAGCCCCTCCGCCGGAGTCATCAGCAGTGACCAGTTGGGAGCCGTGCAGATCTCCAGGGTGGAAGCCGGACCGCAGGTGGTCACCCGCACCAGGCGCGCGATCGCGGCCGACGGCGAGGGATGGATCACGCTCGCGATGCAGCACCGGGGCTGCGCATGGCTCACCCAGGACGGGCGGGAGGTCGTCTTCGGCCCGGGCGAGTTCGCGATCTCCGACTCCGGTCGCCCCTTCGCCAAGGAACTGCCCACCGCGTTCGACTTCACGGCGTTCCACCTGCCGCGGAGTGCCCTGCACGTGCGCGACGAGGATCTCAGGACGGCCACCGCCACCGTGTTCGAGCCCGACTCCGGATCAGTCGGACTCGTCAGCACCTACCTGCGGAAGCTGGCCTCGGGAGCCGCGGACCTCGACCCCGGCACGGGCCGAAGGCTCGCCGACACGGCCATCGATCTGCTCGCCCTGGTCATCCAGGAGCACAGCGGCACCCTGAACCCGGCGGCGCCGCAGACCGCGCCGGCCATGCTCGCGCGGATCAAGGACTACGCGATGTGCCACCTCGGCGACTCGTCGCTCTCCCCCGAGCAGCTCGCCACCGCGCACCACGTCTCCGTCCGGTACCTCCACAAGCTCTTCCAGGGCGAGGAGACCACGGTGGCCCGCTGGATCCAGCGCCGCCGACTGGAGATGTGTGCGCACGACCTGTCCCGGCGTGCCTTCGCCGTGCCGACCGTGTCATCCGTGGCCCGCCGCTGGGGATTCGTCAGTCCGACCCACTTCAGCCGCGTCTTCCGCGCCGCCTACGGCGTCACTCCCCGCGAATGGCGCGCCCGCGCGGGCGGCAACGAGGTCCCGGCCACGCCGGCTCGGTGA
- a CDS encoding alpha/beta hydrolase, with the protein MTHDFQPVRPVLETAAAAFAQATAEPPYLFDLLPAEGRKAVDEVQSGEVELPAVDEEWITVPGGPTGSVRARIVRPAGSTATLPVTLYIHGAGWVFGNAHTHDRLVRELAVGAGVAVVFPEYALSPEARYPVAIEQNYAVAQWIVREGATKALDGTRLAVAGDSVGGNMSAALTLMAKERGDVALVQQVLFYPVTDASFDTDSYHQFATGYFLRRDGMQWFWDQYTTDPAQRAEITASPLRATAEQLAGLPAALVVTGEADVLRDEGEAYASKLRAAGVPVTAVRYQGVIHDFVMLNALRETHAAQAAITLAIQTLRDALHTA; encoded by the coding sequence ATGACGCATGACTTCCAGCCGGTCCGGCCCGTACTGGAGACGGCGGCAGCAGCGTTCGCGCAGGCCACCGCCGAGCCCCCGTACCTGTTCGACCTGCTCCCCGCGGAGGGCCGCAAGGCGGTCGACGAGGTCCAGTCGGGCGAGGTCGAGCTGCCGGCGGTCGACGAGGAGTGGATCACCGTCCCGGGCGGACCGACCGGCAGCGTCCGGGCCCGGATCGTGCGCCCGGCGGGCTCCACCGCGACCCTGCCGGTGACCCTCTACATCCACGGGGCGGGCTGGGTGTTCGGCAACGCACACACCCACGACCGCCTGGTGCGGGAGCTGGCGGTCGGGGCGGGCGTGGCGGTGGTCTTCCCCGAGTACGCCCTGTCGCCCGAGGCCCGCTACCCGGTCGCCATCGAGCAGAACTACGCCGTCGCCCAGTGGATCGTGCGGGAGGGCGCCACCAAGGCGCTGGACGGTACGCGGCTGGCCGTCGCGGGCGACTCGGTCGGCGGCAACATGAGCGCCGCGCTGACGCTGATGGCCAAGGAGCGCGGCGATGTCGCGCTCGTCCAGCAGGTGCTCTTCTACCCGGTCACCGACGCCTCGTTCGACACCGACTCCTACCACCAGTTCGCGACGGGCTACTTCCTGCGCCGCGACGGCATGCAGTGGTTCTGGGACCAGTACACGACCGACCCGGCCCAGCGTGCGGAGATCACCGCCTCCCCGCTGCGCGCCACCGCCGAGCAGCTCGCCGGCCTGCCCGCCGCCCTGGTCGTCACCGGTGAGGCCGACGTGCTGCGCGACGAGGGCGAGGCGTACGCGAGCAAGCTGCGTGCGGCCGGCGTCCCCGTCACCGCCGTCCGCTACCAGGGCGTCATCCACGACTTCGTGATGCTCAACGCCCTGCGCGAGACGCATGCGGCCCAGGCCGCGATCACCCTGGCGATCCAGACCCTGCGCGACGCGCTGCACACCGCCTGA